A window of Sutcliffiella cohnii contains these coding sequences:
- the cccA gene encoding cytochrome c550: MNRNPLIPFALIAVLGLGFMFLLSFVGLNQANNLADGGGEEAAVLTADELYQQRSCLGCHGNELQGVSAPALADVGERLSEDEIKDIIINGQGTMPGNLATAEEATILAEWLANYGQEETE, encoded by the coding sequence ATGAATCGTAATCCGCTAATTCCATTTGCATTAATTGCGGTGCTTGGTCTTGGATTTATGTTCTTATTATCCTTTGTTGGATTAAACCAAGCTAACAATTTAGCTGATGGTGGTGGTGAAGAGGCAGCAGTTTTAACTGCTGATGAGCTTTATCAACAAAGATCTTGCTTAGGCTGTCATGGAAACGAGCTTCAAGGTGTATCTGCACCGGCTTTAGCTGATGTAGGTGAGCGTCTTTCTGAAGATGAAATTAAAGACATCATCATTAATGGACAAGGAACTATGCCAGGAAACCTAGCTACTGCAGAAGAAGCAACTATCTTAGCAGAATGGCTAGCTAACTATGGACAAGAAGAAACTGAATAA
- the dnaG gene encoding DNA primase, which translates to MTIRIPENTIEQIRQSTDIVEVISEYVSLKKQGRNFFGLCPFHGESTPSFSVSPDKQIFHCFGCGAGGNAFNFIMDIEGISFVEAAQKLAKVSNVEIEQDVQLTSNETSANSSEKSQMTNAHMLLQKFYHHLLLNTKEGQHAYDYLTSRDFTDDTIKKFGIGYSLNSWDFALKFLTKRGFKESLLEKAGLLIEKEEKFEYFDRFRDRIMFPIYDHKGNLIAFSGRVLGKGEPKYLNSPETIIFNKSQVLYNFHQARSHIRKEQKVILFEGFADVIAADRAGVFHSIATMGTSLTDDQARIIRRNVENVTICYDGDNAGVEAAFRAANLLTKHGCTIRIATLPDGLDPDDYIRKKGPESFKDDVLGASLTFMAFKLKYFRKGKDLNDEGVKMNYIDSVLQEISYLHNAVERDHYLRQLSSEFSLSLEALKEQLQKFSKKNSKNQEKEDITIKKPVSKVVLSHKLRPAYENAERFLLAHMLRNRDISDKVQDQIQGSFNIEQHKAIAAYLYAFYEEGFEPNISLLLERITDENIKRLVSELAMLTVEDEVNDVVLNDYIKQVLNYPKMLTIKEKEIEKQQAEQKKDIMKAAQIAMEIIQLKKLLKQ; encoded by the coding sequence ATGACTATAAGAATTCCTGAAAATACAATTGAACAAATAAGACAATCGACTGATATTGTAGAAGTAATAAGTGAATATGTAAGTTTAAAGAAACAAGGAAGAAATTTTTTTGGCTTATGTCCATTCCATGGTGAGAGTACACCTTCTTTTTCCGTTTCACCAGATAAGCAAATATTTCACTGTTTTGGTTGTGGTGCTGGTGGAAATGCATTTAATTTTATAATGGATATTGAAGGTATAAGTTTTGTCGAAGCAGCACAAAAACTAGCTAAAGTTTCGAATGTTGAAATTGAACAAGACGTTCAGCTTACTTCAAATGAAACTTCTGCTAATAGCAGTGAGAAAAGTCAAATGACAAATGCTCATATGCTCTTACAGAAATTTTACCATCATTTACTCCTAAATACAAAAGAGGGTCAACATGCATATGACTATTTAACTTCTCGAGACTTTACAGATGACACGATAAAAAAGTTTGGAATCGGGTATTCCCTTAATAGTTGGGATTTTGCATTAAAGTTTCTAACAAAAAGGGGTTTCAAAGAATCCTTACTTGAAAAAGCTGGATTACTAATTGAAAAAGAAGAGAAGTTTGAGTATTTTGACCGCTTTCGTGATCGAATTATGTTTCCTATATATGATCATAAAGGGAACTTAATTGCTTTCTCAGGAAGAGTTTTAGGAAAAGGGGAACCAAAGTATTTAAATTCTCCAGAAACCATTATTTTTAACAAAAGTCAGGTTCTTTACAATTTTCACCAAGCAAGATCCCATATTCGAAAGGAACAAAAAGTAATCCTTTTTGAAGGGTTTGCAGATGTAATAGCCGCAGATCGTGCAGGTGTTTTTCATTCGATTGCAACAATGGGAACATCTTTGACGGACGATCAAGCAAGAATTATTAGGAGAAATGTAGAGAACGTAACTATTTGCTACGACGGTGATAATGCAGGAGTGGAGGCTGCCTTTCGAGCTGCCAATTTATTAACTAAACATGGTTGTACTATAAGAATTGCAACGTTACCAGACGGTCTAGACCCTGATGACTACATCCGCAAAAAAGGTCCGGAGTCATTTAAAGATGATGTATTAGGGGCAAGCCTAACGTTCATGGCATTTAAGTTAAAATATTTCCGAAAAGGGAAAGATTTAAATGACGAAGGCGTAAAAATGAATTATATTGATTCCGTTCTACAAGAAATTAGTTATTTACATAACGCAGTAGAGCGAGACCATTATCTTCGTCAATTATCTTCCGAGTTTTCTTTATCACTGGAAGCTTTAAAAGAGCAACTACAAAAGTTTTCCAAAAAGAACAGTAAAAATCAAGAGAAGGAAGACATTACCATCAAGAAACCAGTTTCAAAGGTAGTTCTTTCTCACAAGCTTCGACCAGCATATGAGAACGCTGAACGATTTTTACTAGCGCATATGTTAAGAAACAGAGACATATCCGATAAAGTACAAGATCAAATTCAAGGCTCCTTTAACATAGAGCAGCATAAAGCAATAGCAGCTTATTTATATGCTTTTTATGAAGAGGGGTTTGAACCAAATATTAGTCTTCTATTAGAAAGAATAACAGACGAAAACATAAAACGACTCGTTTCCGAACTAGCAATGTTAACAGTTGAGGATGAAGTAAATGATGTAGTATTGAATGATTACATTAAACAGGTGTTGAATTATCCAAAGATGTTAACAATAAAAGAAAAGGAAATAGAAAAACAACAAGCGGAACAAAAGAAGGACATTATGAAAGCTGCGCAAATTGCTATGGAGATTATCCAATTAAAAAAACTACTCAAACAGTAA
- a CDS encoding Nif3-like dinuclear metal center hexameric protein — protein MNKIPNGYEIIQAFESFSPKKLAVEGDKIGLQIGTLNKKVENVMITLDVLESVVDEAIEKKADLIIAHHPPIFRPLPNVTPNSAAGRIVTKCIQHNIAVYVAHTNLDVAPGGVNDLLASALQLQNTKVLSPTTEDKLKKLVVFVPFSHVDEVRDAISTAGAGHIGNYSHCTFNIEGEGTFKPLAGTNPYIGAVNELETVQEKRIETIIPSSMETKVISAMIKAHPYEEVAYDIYELENKGEVLGLGRIGTLQNTMTLLQFAQYVKEKLEVENVRVVGPHDAVIEKVAVLGGDGNKYIYDAKFAGADVYVTGDVYFHVAHDAMALGLHVVDAGHYAEKIMKKGVEEKLAHFASKNKWNVQIAISTTNTDPFTFV, from the coding sequence GTGAATAAAATACCAAATGGCTACGAAATCATCCAAGCATTTGAATCCTTTTCGCCTAAAAAATTGGCAGTAGAAGGAGATAAAATAGGTTTGCAGATTGGTACATTAAATAAAAAAGTTGAAAACGTCATGATTACTTTAGATGTGTTAGAGTCAGTAGTAGACGAAGCGATTGAAAAAAAGGCAGATCTTATTATTGCGCATCATCCTCCAATTTTTCGCCCGCTTCCGAATGTGACTCCTAATAGTGCGGCAGGGAGAATTGTAACAAAATGTATTCAACACAACATTGCGGTTTATGTAGCACATACCAATTTAGATGTTGCACCAGGTGGTGTGAATGATTTATTAGCGTCAGCCTTACAATTACAAAACACAAAAGTGCTCTCACCTACAACAGAAGATAAGTTAAAGAAATTAGTAGTATTTGTACCTTTTTCACATGTAGATGAAGTTAGAGACGCGATTAGTACTGCAGGAGCAGGACATATCGGCAACTACAGTCATTGTACTTTTAATATTGAAGGAGAAGGTACTTTTAAACCACTTGCTGGTACTAATCCTTATATCGGTGCAGTTAATGAGTTAGAAACCGTTCAAGAAAAACGTATTGAAACAATAATTCCTTCCTCAATGGAGACTAAAGTCATTTCAGCAATGATAAAAGCACATCCATATGAAGAAGTAGCTTATGATATTTATGAGTTGGAAAATAAAGGAGAAGTATTAGGTTTAGGTAGAATTGGAACATTGCAAAATACAATGACGTTGCTACAATTTGCCCAATACGTAAAAGAAAAGCTAGAAGTGGAAAATGTACGAGTTGTCGGCCCGCATGATGCTGTTATTGAAAAGGTTGCAGTGTTAGGTGGGGATGGTAATAAGTATATTTATGATGCGAAATTTGCTGGTGCAGATGTGTATGTAACAGGAGATGTTTATTTCCATGTTGCACATGATGCAATGGCACTTGGTTTACATGTGGTAGATGCAGGACATTATGCAGAAAAAATAATGAAAAAAGGGGTAGAAGAAAAACTAGCCCATTTTGCTTCAAAAAATAAATGGAATGTTCAAATTGCTATTTCCACAACGAATACAGATCCTTTTACATTTGTTTAG
- a CDS encoding DEAD/DEAH box helicase, whose product MSNNQFERFELKPFIIKGIEDLHFFKPTEVQERVIPSILRGESVIGQSQTGTGKTHAYLLPILQKIDTEKDEVQAVITAPTRELANQIYQEVLKITKYDEAISARLYIGGTDKQRMIDKLKKQPHIVVGTPGRIHDLMKEQALFVHTASTIVVDEADLMLDMGFIEDVDHIASAMPEKLQILVFSATIPEKLKPFLKKYMENPKYTHVAPKQVTAAKIEHVLVPVRSRNKLKLLKDVLSSFNPYLAIVFTNTKKMADEVADGLLEQGLKVGRIHGDLSPRERKKMMKQIGELEYQYVVATDLAARGIDIPGISHVINYEIPSDLDFYVHRVGRTARAGQSGIAITFFEPSNEDAIHQIEKLGITFEQKDYRAKEWVNLGPLNKRKNRKKQVSEEDVKAKTMVAKSKKVKPGYKKKFQRELEEVKKRQRRLKRK is encoded by the coding sequence ATGAGTAATAATCAATTTGAGCGATTTGAACTAAAACCCTTTATAATAAAGGGAATTGAAGATTTACATTTTTTTAAGCCGACGGAAGTACAAGAAAGGGTTATTCCATCTATACTGCGTGGAGAAAGTGTTATTGGACAATCGCAAACAGGTACAGGAAAGACACATGCGTATTTACTACCAATATTACAAAAAATTGACACTGAGAAAGATGAAGTACAAGCAGTCATTACTGCACCAACTAGAGAACTAGCAAACCAAATTTATCAGGAAGTATTAAAAATAACAAAATATGATGAAGCTATATCTGCAAGATTGTATATTGGTGGTACTGATAAACAAAGAATGATTGATAAGCTAAAAAAACAACCTCACATTGTTGTTGGTACACCAGGAAGAATTCATGATTTAATGAAAGAGCAAGCATTATTCGTTCATACTGCGAGCACAATTGTTGTCGATGAAGCTGATTTAATGCTAGACATGGGATTCATTGAAGATGTGGATCACATTGCATCCGCAATGCCGGAAAAATTACAAATATTAGTTTTCTCGGCAACGATCCCGGAGAAACTAAAGCCTTTCTTAAAGAAATATATGGAAAACCCAAAATATACTCACGTAGCACCGAAACAAGTTACAGCTGCTAAAATAGAACATGTATTAGTTCCAGTTCGTTCTAGAAATAAATTAAAACTACTTAAAGACGTTTTATCTAGTTTTAATCCATATTTAGCTATCGTATTTACAAATACAAAAAAGATGGCGGATGAAGTAGCGGATGGTCTATTAGAACAAGGTCTAAAAGTTGGAAGAATTCATGGAGACTTAAGTCCTCGTGAACGCAAAAAAATGATGAAACAAATAGGGGAATTGGAATATCAATATGTAGTGGCGACAGATTTAGCTGCACGTGGTATTGATATACCTGGAATTAGTCATGTTATTAACTATGAAATTCCGTCTGACCTTGATTTTTATGTTCATCGTGTGGGAAGAACAGCTCGTGCAGGACAATCAGGGATTGCAATTACATTTTTTGAACCAAGTAATGAAGATGCAATTCATCAAATCGAAAAACTAGGGATCACTTTTGAGCAAAAAGATTATCGTGCAAAAGAGTGGGTAAATTTAGGTCCATTAAATAAAAGAAAGAACAGAAAAAAGCAAGTATCCGAAGAAGACGTAAAAGCAAAAACAATGGTTGCCAAATCGAAAAAAGTGAAACCAGGATACAAAAAGAAATTCCAAAGAGAATTAGAAGAAGTGAAAAAACGCCAACGTCGTCTAAAAAGAAAATAA
- the rpoD gene encoding RNA polymerase sigma factor RpoD, with translation MAEKSAHSKDMEAELTIEQVKEQLTEVGKKRGVLTYEEIAERMSSFEIESDQMDEYYEFLGEQGVEIIAEGEEPENPNVKELAKEEEFDLNDLTVPPGVKINDPVRMYLKEIGRVDLLSAEEEIELANRIEQGDEEAKRRLAEANLRLVVSIAKRYVGRGMLFLDLIQEGNMGLIKAVEKFDYRKGFKFSTYATWWIRQAITRAIADQARTIRIPVHMVETINKLIRVQRQLLQDLGREPTPEEIGEDMDLTPDKVREILKIAQEPVSLETPIGEEDDSHLGDFIEDQDATSPSDHAAYELLKEQLEDVLDTLTDREENVLRLRFGLDDGRTRTLEEVGKVFGVTRERIRQIEAKALRKLRHPSRSKRLKDFLE, from the coding sequence ATGGCCGAAAAGTCAGCACATTCTAAAGATATGGAAGCAGAATTAACAATTGAACAAGTGAAAGAACAATTAACAGAGGTTGGAAAAAAACGTGGTGTCCTTACCTATGAAGAAATAGCTGAACGGATGTCAAGTTTTGAAATAGAGTCCGACCAGATGGATGAATATTATGAGTTTCTAGGTGAACAAGGCGTTGAAATCATCGCTGAAGGTGAAGAACCTGAAAATCCAAACGTTAAGGAATTAGCAAAAGAAGAAGAATTTGATTTAAATGATTTAACAGTTCCACCGGGAGTTAAAATTAATGATCCTGTTCGTATGTACTTAAAAGAAATTGGACGTGTTGATTTACTCTCCGCTGAAGAAGAGATTGAATTAGCTAACCGAATTGAGCAAGGCGACGAAGAAGCAAAACGACGACTAGCAGAAGCAAATTTACGCCTCGTTGTAAGTATTGCTAAGCGTTACGTCGGTCGTGGAATGTTGTTCCTTGATTTAATTCAAGAAGGGAATATGGGATTAATCAAAGCTGTAGAGAAGTTTGATTATCGCAAAGGATTTAAATTTTCCACTTACGCAACATGGTGGATTCGTCAAGCTATTACTCGTGCAATAGCAGACCAAGCCCGTACAATTCGTATTCCTGTGCATATGGTTGAAACAATTAATAAACTTATTCGAGTACAACGTCAACTTTTACAAGATTTAGGTCGCGAACCAACACCGGAAGAAATTGGAGAAGATATGGATCTGACTCCTGACAAAGTAAGGGAAATTTTAAAAATTGCTCAAGAACCTGTTTCGTTAGAAACTCCTATTGGTGAAGAAGATGATTCGCACTTAGGTGATTTTATTGAAGACCAGGATGCAACATCTCCTTCTGATCATGCCGCGTACGAGCTTCTTAAAGAGCAATTAGAAGACGTTTTAGACACTTTAACAGATCGTGAAGAGAATGTACTACGTTTACGCTTTGGATTGGATGACGGACGTACTAGAACGTTAGAAGAAGTAGGTAAAGTCTTCGGTGTTACAAGAGAACGTATTCGTCAGATTGAAGCAAAGGCTTTAAGAAAATTAAGACATCCTAGTCGTAGTAAACGATTAAAAGATTTTCTTGAATAA
- the vrrA gene encoding VrrA/YqfQ family protein — translation MFGPNRPMPPFPPGPPMRGFMPGRAPNGMMGMPRQMGPAGMNRGGGGLLARLFGRTGARNIGNMSAMGQLANPSNVAGAGNAIQQFANPNNLTGLLTNVQKALKTAESVVPMVQQYGPLVRNLPAMWKLYSEFKATDNNDSENTSESETEEPKNNEEEGTEKKESNDQESKSEQKKETTESSQSIEQKKNNRGTSTPKLYL, via the coding sequence ATGTTTGGACCTAATCGACCAATGCCACCATTTCCGCCTGGTCCACCTATGAGAGGATTTATGCCTGGAAGAGCACCCAATGGAATGATGGGAATGCCTAGACAAATGGGACCAGCAGGTATGAATCGAGGTGGCGGTGGATTACTAGCACGTTTATTCGGCAGAACTGGAGCAAGAAATATCGGAAATATGAGTGCTATGGGGCAATTGGCTAATCCTAGTAATGTAGCGGGAGCAGGGAATGCGATCCAACAATTTGCAAATCCAAATAATTTAACGGGACTATTAACGAACGTACAAAAAGCTTTAAAAACAGCAGAATCAGTCGTTCCGATGGTACAACAATATGGACCTCTCGTTCGAAATTTACCAGCAATGTGGAAACTATATAGTGAGTTTAAAGCAACAGATAATAATGATAGTGAAAATACTAGCGAATCAGAGACGGAAGAGCCAAAAAATAACGAGGAAGAAGGAACAGAAAAAAAAGAAAGTAACGACCAAGAAAGCAAGTCAGAGCAAAAAAAAGAAACAACAGAAAGTTCACAGTCAATAGAACAGAAAAAAAATAACCGCGGTACATCAACACCTAAATTATATCTATAA
- a CDS encoding tRNA (adenine(22)-N(1))-methyltransferase, translated as MNELKLSKRLEEVVKHIPKGSSIADIGSDHAYLPCYAYLTEQIKSAIAGEVVEGPYQSALEQVKKSDLQHVITVRKGDGLDVISPGEVDCITIAGMGGTLIQSILERGKNKLEGVQRLILQPNIGTHKVREWLLQNDWEIIAETILEEDQRIYEIVVAERGTAIAPYHENKEAGLLLGPFLMKEKSEVFTKKWQHEKLHWQQIVTQLQNAPESEENRKKKAELHQKIAIVEEIL; from the coding sequence TTGAATGAATTAAAACTTTCCAAACGACTAGAAGAAGTGGTAAAACATATTCCAAAAGGTAGCTCCATCGCAGACATAGGATCTGACCATGCCTACCTCCCTTGCTATGCTTACTTAACAGAGCAGATCAAAAGCGCCATCGCAGGGGAAGTTGTTGAAGGACCTTACCAATCAGCATTAGAACAAGTAAAAAAATCAGATTTACAACATGTCATTACAGTAAGAAAAGGAGATGGACTCGATGTAATTTCTCCTGGAGAAGTTGACTGTATTACGATTGCTGGAATGGGCGGTACCCTTATCCAATCTATATTAGAACGTGGCAAAAACAAGCTAGAAGGCGTTCAAAGGCTTATTCTACAACCTAATATAGGAACTCATAAAGTAAGAGAATGGCTTTTGCAAAATGACTGGGAAATAATTGCTGAAACAATTTTAGAGGAAGACCAACGGATATATGAGATCGTTGTAGCGGAAAGAGGAACAGCAATCGCACCTTATCATGAAAACAAAGAAGCTGGCTTACTTTTAGGGCCATTCCTGATGAAAGAAAAAAGTGAAGTGTTCACGAAGAAATGGCAACATGAAAAATTGCATTGGCAACAAATTGTAACGCAATTACAAAATGCTCCAGAAAGTGAAGAGAACAGAAAGAAAAAAGCGGAGTTGCACCAGAAGATTGCGATTGTGGAGGAGATATTGTGA
- a CDS encoding 4-hydroxy-3-methylbut-2-enyl diphosphate reductase, which yields MEIIKIAPRGYCYGVVDAMVIARNAALDKSLPRPIYILGMIVHNKHVTDAFEEEGIITLDGANRLEILEKIDSGTVIFTAHGVSPEVKKRAKEKGLVTIDATCPDVTRTHDLIRAKKAEGYHVIYIGKKGHPEPEGAVGIAPDIVHLVENVDDVDRLNITNEKIVVTNQTTMSQWDVLDIMDKVREKYPHVEQHKEICLATQVRQEAVAEQAGEADVLIVVGDPKSNNSNRLAQVSKEIANTPAYRVADVTEIEIDWIKHAKNVAVTAGASTPTPITKEVITFLQQFDPENEETWVRERKVPLQKILPKVKTASK from the coding sequence ATGGAGATTATAAAAATTGCCCCTCGCGGCTATTGCTATGGAGTTGTAGATGCAATGGTAATTGCAAGGAATGCAGCTTTAGATAAATCATTACCTCGCCCTATCTATATATTAGGTATGATCGTTCATAATAAACATGTTACTGATGCCTTCGAGGAAGAAGGAATCATTACACTTGACGGTGCAAATAGATTAGAGATTCTAGAAAAGATCGATTCCGGTACTGTTATTTTTACCGCTCACGGTGTTTCTCCAGAAGTAAAAAAACGTGCAAAGGAAAAAGGACTTGTCACGATTGATGCCACTTGTCCAGATGTAACAAGAACGCACGATCTAATTAGAGCAAAAAAGGCAGAAGGCTATCATGTAATTTATATTGGTAAAAAAGGTCATCCCGAGCCTGAAGGTGCAGTTGGAATTGCACCAGATATTGTACATCTCGTGGAAAACGTTGATGATGTAGACCGATTAAATATTACCAATGAGAAAATCGTTGTTACGAATCAAACGACGATGAGTCAATGGGATGTACTTGATATTATGGATAAAGTGAGAGAAAAATACCCTCACGTAGAACAACATAAAGAAATTTGCTTAGCAACACAAGTTCGACAAGAGGCGGTAGCAGAACAAGCCGGTGAAGCGGATGTACTAATAGTAGTTGGTGATCCAAAGAGTAATAACTCTAATAGACTTGCGCAAGTTTCTAAAGAAATAGCTAATACACCAGCTTACCGAGTAGCAGATGTTACAGAAATTGAAATTGATTGGATTAAACATGCAAAAAATGTAGCTGTTACAGCTGGAGCTTCAACACCGACTCCAATTACAAAGGAAGTCATTACATTTTTACAGCAATTTGACCCTGAAAATGAAGAAACGTGGGTTCGCGAGCGTAAAGTACCACTTCAAAAAATATTACCAAAAGTAAAAACAGCTAGTAAATAA
- a CDS encoding acyl-CoA dehydrogenase family protein, producing the protein MNFDLTQEQALIKKTIREFSDEEVAPGALERDRTKEFPLEIFNQLADLGIMGLPFPEEYGGAGGDTVSFAIVVEELSRACGSTGITYSAHISLGGSPINMFGTKEQKEKYLTPICTGESFGAFGLTEPNAGSDAGGTQTTAIEAGDEYVINGNKCFITNASYAKHLALTAITGRNGAEKEISAIIVPTNAPGFHVIDNYEKMGLNSSNTTELVLEDVKVPKENLLGKRGEGFKQFLITLDGGRIGIGAMAVGIAQAAFERALAYSKERKQFGRSISSFQVNQFKLADMAMKLELARNMVYKAAWLKDQGRPYSKEASMCKLYASEICMEIADQAVQLHGGYGYMKDYHVERYMRDGKLLEIGEGTSEVQRMVIARQLGC; encoded by the coding sequence ATGAACTTTGATTTAACGCAAGAACAAGCGCTTATAAAAAAAACAATTCGTGAATTTTCAGATGAAGAAGTTGCACCAGGAGCATTAGAAAGGGACCGAACAAAGGAATTTCCGTTAGAAATATTCAATCAGTTAGCTGATTTAGGAATTATGGGCTTGCCCTTCCCGGAGGAGTATGGTGGTGCTGGTGGTGATACGGTAAGTTTTGCTATTGTAGTCGAAGAGTTAAGTCGAGCTTGTGGATCTACAGGTATCACTTACTCTGCACATATTTCTTTAGGTGGTTCACCTATAAACATGTTTGGTACGAAAGAGCAAAAAGAAAAATATTTAACTCCGATTTGTACTGGTGAATCTTTTGGAGCATTTGGGTTAACAGAGCCAAATGCTGGCTCAGATGCAGGGGGAACACAAACAACAGCGATAGAAGCAGGTGATGAGTATGTTATAAATGGTAATAAATGTTTTATTACTAATGCTTCCTATGCGAAACACCTAGCTCTAACAGCAATTACTGGACGTAATGGTGCCGAAAAAGAGATTTCTGCTATTATCGTACCTACAAACGCACCAGGATTTCATGTAATTGATAACTATGAAAAAATGGGATTAAATTCGTCTAATACGACTGAGTTAGTATTAGAAGATGTTAAAGTACCAAAAGAAAACCTATTAGGGAAACGTGGAGAGGGCTTTAAACAATTTTTAATTACTCTTGACGGTGGTCGTATCGGAATTGGTGCAATGGCTGTAGGAATCGCTCAGGCAGCTTTTGAGCGAGCGCTCGCTTATTCGAAAGAAAGGAAACAATTTGGCCGCTCTATTTCAAGTTTCCAAGTGAATCAATTTAAGTTAGCCGATATGGCAATGAAGCTAGAGCTGGCTCGAAATATGGTTTATAAGGCTGCGTGGTTAAAGGACCAAGGTAGACCGTATTCGAAAGAAGCTTCAATGTGTAAACTATACGCATCAGAAATTTGTATGGAAATTGCCGATCAAGCTGTTCAGCTTCACGGTGGTTACGGATATATGAAAGACTATCATGTGGAACGTTACATGCGCGATGGGAAATTGCTAGAAATAGGGGAAGGTACTTCTGAAGTACAAAGAATGGTCATTGCTAGACAACTTGGCTGTTAA